A region from the Pelotomaculum isophthalicicum JI genome encodes:
- a CDS encoding D-alanine--(R)-lactate ligase: MKRIKVAVLFGGCSTEYEVSLQSAYSVITNLNPNKYETILIGITRQGAWLRFFGVLEKIQNNTWMDGGDCVPAIISPDRNIHGLLEFRGNKVIATRIDVAFPVLHGKNGEDGTLQGLLTMAGIPFAGCGTLCSAMCMDKDIAHKIVNLAGIKTPPSIVLRSGFTDAELSKQISCLTFPLFVKPANAGSSFGITKVFQKDELYDAVTVAFQHDNKVIIEEAVDGFEVGCAVLGKDSLAIGEVDEIELSHGISAVSPSTASVLSRASERVRVSAVATRRSSISRRRDARSLAVDSMTVARRPATCPCSLRTGM, encoded by the coding sequence ATGAAAAGAATAAAAGTTGCCGTTTTATTCGGCGGATGCTCTACAGAGTATGAGGTTTCTCTTCAATCCGCCTATTCTGTAATAACGAACCTAAATCCAAATAAGTATGAAACCATATTGATTGGAATCACTCGGCAGGGAGCTTGGTTGAGATTTTTTGGTGTACTTGAAAAAATTCAGAATAACACATGGATGGATGGCGGTGATTGTGTTCCGGCGATTATTTCTCCTGATCGGAATATTCACGGACTGCTCGAATTTCGTGGTAATAAAGTGATTGCAACCAGAATTGATGTGGCGTTTCCTGTTCTGCATGGAAAAAACGGCGAGGACGGAACATTACAGGGATTATTGACGATGGCCGGTATTCCTTTTGCAGGGTGCGGCACGCTTTGTTCCGCAATGTGCATGGACAAAGACATCGCTCATAAAATAGTGAATTTGGCCGGTATCAAAACACCTCCGTCCATTGTGCTGCGGTCCGGATTTACCGATGCCGAACTGTCAAAGCAGATTAGCTGTCTGACATTTCCTCTGTTTGTTAAACCGGCAAATGCTGGTTCCTCTTTTGGCATTACAAAGGTTTTCCAAAAGGACGAGTTATACGATGCAGTCACCGTTGCTTTTCAACATGACAATAAGGTCATCATAGAGGAAGCCGTCGATGGTTTTGAGGTTGGCTGCGCCGTCCTTGGCAAAGATTCGCTTGCCATCGGCGAGGTTGATGAAATAGAGCTGTCTCATGGGATATCGGCGGTGTCACCTAGCACCGCTAGCGTCCTTTCCAGGGCTTCAGAGCGGGTGCGTGTGTCCGCGGTCGCTACGAGGCGATCGAGCATCAGCAGGCGCCGTGACGCAAGATCCTTGGCTGTGGATTCAATGACCGTCGCTAGGAGACCGGCAACCTGCCCATGCTCATTGCGAACAGGCATGTGA
- a CDS encoding ABC transporter substrate-binding protein, with amino-acid sequence MIKKKCGVILSLVLVLGLGVFTAGCGNTQAAREANNPDSLTIAVVTKDMYLDTAVKKFEELHPGVSVEVKEYTSSTSEKGEGVRAADPGDIEKYVTTMNTQLMSGQGSDIILLNDLPYQTYADKNLLVDLGGLMQSDQSFDSGKYYQNIFKALEYKDKLYGLPVNIGIDMIAADRTLLDNSQVQIDDSNWDWNDFVKTAEKVINDNQNGGTQGMYALAGMDEKRLIATLVKENYDNLVDPEKKTANFTGQEFLDLLNLSKYLIDHKLVNTDTAQTNIMDMASRGKLVFNFTSLRGFWDLQVAKAIFSEGVQLLKPPGNVFFSTDSMYGISSKSAHQELAWEFLKFLVSDDMMTQGGMPINKSVLPQIAQNFTQAIQKNGGRMRIKDDGIPCQSITLQPPTQEDVDYMENLLSQANVYIGTDQKIISIVQEETAAFLTGQKTAEATAQLIQDRVSTYLNE; translated from the coding sequence ATGATAAAAAAGAAATGCGGAGTTATCCTAAGCCTGGTTCTGGTCCTCGGCCTAGGGGTATTTACCGCCGGCTGCGGCAATACTCAGGCTGCCAGGGAAGCTAATAATCCTGATTCCCTGACCATTGCGGTTGTGACCAAAGATATGTACCTGGATACGGCAGTAAAAAAGTTTGAGGAACTTCATCCCGGCGTCAGTGTGGAAGTGAAAGAATACACCTCCAGTACTTCGGAAAAAGGTGAAGGTGTCAGGGCGGCAGATCCCGGCGATATTGAAAAATATGTCACGACTATGAATACCCAGCTCATGTCCGGGCAGGGCAGCGATATCATTTTATTAAACGACCTGCCCTATCAGACCTATGCGGATAAGAATCTTTTAGTTGACTTGGGCGGGCTGATGCAGTCGGATCAAAGCTTCGACAGTGGCAAATACTACCAAAATATTTTCAAGGCTTTAGAATATAAAGATAAACTATATGGGCTGCCGGTTAATATCGGTATCGATATGATTGCCGCCGATAGAACCTTACTGGATAATTCCCAGGTGCAAATCGACGATAGCAACTGGGATTGGAACGATTTTGTCAAGACGGCGGAAAAGGTCATTAACGACAACCAAAACGGGGGAACCCAGGGGATGTATGCCTTGGCCGGGATGGATGAAAAAAGACTGATTGCGACTCTGGTTAAAGAAAACTATGACAACCTGGTCGATCCGGAGAAGAAAACAGCCAATTTTACCGGCCAAGAATTTCTTGATTTACTGAACCTGAGTAAATATCTGATTGACCACAAACTGGTTAATACGGATACAGCCCAGACCAACATTATGGACATGGCCTCCCGGGGTAAACTTGTTTTTAATTTCACTTCTCTTAGAGGGTTTTGGGACCTGCAAGTGGCCAAGGCGATTTTCAGTGAGGGTGTTCAGCTTTTAAAGCCCCCCGGAAACGTATTCTTTTCCACGGACTCCATGTATGGGATCAGCAGTAAATCAGCCCATCAAGAACTGGCCTGGGAATTTTTAAAATTTTTGGTCTCTGATGATATGATGACTCAGGGAGGAATGCCGATTAATAAGAGTGTGCTTCCCCAGATTGCCCAGAATTTCACCCAGGCTATACAAAAAAATGGTGGGAGAATGAGAATTAAGGACGACGGCATCCCTTGTCAATCTATAACACTGCAACCCCCCACGCAGGAGGATGTCGATTATATGGAAAACCTGCTGAGTCAAGCGAACGTCTACATCGGAACGGACCAGAAGATTATTTCCATTGTTCAGGAGGAAACCGCGGCCTTCCTTACAGGACAGAAGACAGCGGAGGCGACTGCCCAATTGATTCAGGACAGGGTGAGCACATACTTAAATGAATAA
- a CDS encoding ABC transporter ATP-binding protein: MASLYLKNLSKTYPGRVTAVRDFSLEIKDQEFLILVGPSGCGKTTVLRMIAGLEEISSGELYIDDRLVNDVAAKDRDIAMVFQNYALYSHLSVYDNMAFGLKLRKIPKAEIRKNVQEAARILALEDLLKRKPKELSGGQRQRVALGRAIVRKPKVFLMDEPLSNLDARLRAQMRIEIAKLHKNLQTTFIYVTHDQTEAMTMGTRIVVMKDGLIQQIDSPQSIYDHPVNMFVAGFLGNPGMNFLEVLIIEQNGCIFTKLADALLPVPTAGGQKLKEQGYLDQEVVLGIRAEHLCGSGDFLDRHPECALRGRLEFTELRGAETYHYVSIAGREVVVRVSPELRAKTGQEVRVGFNMSKAHFFDQESGVNVSLLNSGS, encoded by the coding sequence ATGGCGAGTTTATATCTGAAAAATCTATCTAAGACCTACCCCGGCAGGGTTACGGCAGTCAGGGATTTCTCTCTGGAAATAAAGGATCAAGAATTCTTAATCCTGGTAGGTCCCTCCGGCTGTGGCAAAACAACCGTTTTAAGGATGATTGCCGGACTGGAGGAAATTTCATCCGGTGAATTATATATTGATGACCGGCTGGTTAATGACGTGGCTGCCAAGGACCGGGATATCGCCATGGTTTTTCAAAATTATGCTCTTTATTCCCATCTATCGGTCTATGACAATATGGCTTTTGGACTTAAGTTGAGAAAGATACCCAAGGCTGAAATCAGGAAAAATGTGCAGGAAGCGGCCAGGATTCTTGCACTTGAAGATCTTCTGAAACGCAAACCCAAGGAACTTTCCGGTGGGCAAAGGCAAAGGGTGGCCCTGGGACGGGCTATTGTTAGGAAACCCAAGGTTTTCCTGATGGATGAGCCTCTGTCCAACCTGGATGCGCGGTTGAGAGCCCAGATGAGAATAGAAATTGCCAAGCTCCATAAAAATCTGCAGACAACTTTTATATATGTAACCCATGATCAAACCGAAGCCATGACCATGGGCACCAGAATCGTGGTGATGAAGGATGGCCTGATCCAGCAAATTGACAGCCCGCAATCCATCTATGACCACCCGGTCAATATGTTTGTGGCCGGTTTTCTCGGCAACCCCGGGATGAACTTTCTGGAAGTTTTAATTATAGAGCAAAACGGCTGTATTTTTACCAAACTGGCCGACGCCCTACTGCCTGTTCCCACTGCCGGGGGACAAAAGTTAAAAGAGCAAGGGTATCTGGACCAGGAAGTGGTCCTGGGGATAAGAGCGGAGCATCTCTGCGGAAGCGGAGATTTTTTGGACCGCCATCCCGAGTGTGCTTTGCGCGGGAGGCTGGAGTTTACCGAATTGAGAGGGGCTGAAACTTACCATTATGTAAGTATAGCCGGCAGAGAGGTGGTTGTCAGGGTGAGTCCGGAGTTGCGCGCCAAAACCGGACAGGAAGTCAGGGTGGGTTTTAATATGTCCAAGGCCCATTTTTTCGATCAGGAAAGTGGGGTGAACGTCTCCCTACTGAATTCTGGCTCCTGA
- a CDS encoding ABC transporter permease — protein MKPAQSAYPAYLILALGILVLTWSTVLGSSLPAKLADLGGLHKTNKITATWLSNSHQPEAASFSLEKMRQLAQYDLRDNDLAYAMEASTSAVYQKNQSQAQVLGVNDRYDQFHQINLRSGCFLTSGQENQQVAVIDEDLARALFQNCNVVGLEIELYGRKFKIVGVAGNDCSLIGTLTDKGYGTVYIPVKKLLELEADSRITSLELETKDAGTTGRNAAVLETALASIGQDPANYKIIDYNVAGLLMEQENLLRNFVAGAVAIVIIFGLLRRKIRVIYHCCRLRLRDKYWSEMIKGDAARLVLGMAEVLALVAVMLLLWKLIRFTLYIPPENIPDELIDVSFWADLIKNGIQAGLQSAGYVAPPGEVQLNVLNTIQNWNLFLNIFLGWPLFLLGLYQIKLLGKKLLKVEVFCVVFMLAVLSLGTILLWIIKMPPVIETGEVLLVFSSIFLTVVTKKGQGTHLLKSWYFCMDRNVPN, from the coding sequence TTGAAACCGGCCCAATCAGCCTATCCGGCCTATCTTATTCTGGCCCTGGGCATATTGGTTTTAACCTGGAGCACCGTCCTGGGGTCATCCCTGCCCGCCAAATTGGCGGATCTTGGCGGCCTGCACAAAACCAACAAAATCACCGCCACCTGGCTGAGCAATTCCCATCAGCCGGAGGCCGCCTCTTTTTCTCTGGAGAAAATGAGGCAGTTGGCTCAATACGACCTCCGGGACAATGATCTGGCTTACGCCATGGAAGCTTCAACTTCTGCCGTCTATCAAAAAAACCAGAGTCAGGCTCAGGTGCTGGGGGTGAATGACAGGTATGATCAATTCCATCAAATAAACCTACGATCGGGCTGTTTTTTAACTTCCGGCCAGGAAAACCAACAGGTTGCCGTAATTGATGAGGATCTGGCCCGGGCTCTTTTTCAGAACTGCAATGTGGTGGGCCTGGAGATAGAACTGTATGGCCGGAAATTTAAAATAGTCGGGGTGGCCGGGAATGACTGTTCTCTGATCGGAACTTTGACGGACAAGGGATACGGCACAGTGTACATACCGGTGAAAAAGCTGCTGGAACTGGAGGCGGATTCCCGAATAACCTCATTGGAATTGGAAACAAAGGATGCCGGCACCACGGGCCGCAATGCCGCTGTTTTGGAAACGGCCCTGGCCTCAATCGGCCAGGACCCCGCCAACTACAAAATCATCGATTATAACGTGGCGGGTCTCCTGATGGAACAAGAGAACCTGCTGCGCAATTTCGTGGCGGGGGCGGTGGCAATTGTGATAATTTTCGGCCTGCTCAGGCGAAAAATAAGGGTTATTTATCATTGCTGCCGCCTGAGACTCCGGGATAAATATTGGTCAGAGATGATCAAGGGGGACGCCGCCAGGCTTGTGCTTGGTATGGCGGAGGTATTAGCGCTTGTTGCAGTGATGCTGCTGCTATGGAAATTAATCAGGTTTACCTTATATATTCCGCCGGAAAACATACCCGATGAACTTATTGATGTTTCATTTTGGGCCGACCTCATTAAAAACGGGATTCAAGCCGGGCTGCAAAGCGCCGGATATGTAGCGCCGCCCGGAGAAGTTCAGTTGAATGTCCTCAATACCATTCAGAACTGGAACTTATTTTTAAACATCTTCCTTGGTTGGCCGCTGTTTTTGCTGGGGCTTTACCAGATCAAGCTGTTGGGGAAAAAACTGCTCAAAGTTGAAGTGTTCTGCGTCGTTTTTATGCTGGCCGTCTTAAGTCTGGGCACCATCTTGCTATGGATAATAAAAATGCCTCCCGTCATAGAGACCGGGGAGGTGTTGCTGGTATTCAGCTCTATATTTTTAACCGTAGTTACAAAAAAAGGTCAGGGGACACACCTGCTGAAGTCTTGGTATTTCTGCATGGACAGGAATGTCCCCAACTAA
- a CDS encoding efflux RND transporter periplasmic adaptor subunit, whose translation MQNEAIANDAQRKKVIGKLSLLFLMAMIGLTFFSNTINNFTLPRVQTARPTNGALIKEIFGEGTVEVKSTREEYADANLRVKEVMVEQGDMVSKGQPIISLDVDGLKSDYQDEQARYRQLQLSLAGAREEQAQKQRDYDNLKYLFDNEAETAVNLQNAEKNLGDAKRNCENIQLNLEIQARKVYTLARQVANNGVYTAPVGGMITELNFAEGSMTNNSLPLFKLADLRQGFRLIVPIDNDLVDYVKPGDTVSVNILSLGDKKTEGKIDKIVENSQHNGEEKDLWIDVSLEGLTGGEKEEIYLSKKTKPYATLVPNSAVYNDSSGSYILVLKSRKGPLGTENYLQKVEVNVEDSDNEKSALTDMVMDEMVTQSNKPVEDGDRVLKEAAN comes from the coding sequence TTGCAGAATGAAGCAATTGCGAATGATGCGCAAAGAAAAAAAGTGATCGGAAAGTTGAGCCTGCTGTTCCTAATGGCGATGATCGGGTTAACTTTCTTCTCCAATACCATCAATAACTTTACTCTGCCCAGGGTCCAAACGGCCCGGCCGACGAACGGGGCTTTAATCAAAGAAATATTCGGTGAAGGGACGGTCGAGGTCAAATCAACCCGGGAGGAATACGCTGATGCCAATTTGCGAGTAAAGGAGGTCATGGTGGAGCAGGGGGACATGGTTAGCAAAGGACAGCCTATTATTAGCCTGGACGTGGACGGCCTGAAGTCGGATTATCAGGATGAACAGGCCCGCTACCGGCAGCTGCAGCTATCCCTGGCAGGGGCCCGGGAAGAGCAGGCGCAAAAACAAAGGGATTACGATAACCTGAAGTACCTGTTTGATAATGAAGCTGAAACGGCGGTAAACCTGCAGAATGCCGAAAAGAACCTGGGGGACGCGAAAAGAAACTGTGAGAACATTCAGCTTAACCTGGAAATACAGGCCAGAAAGGTATATACGCTGGCCAGGCAGGTGGCAAACAATGGCGTATATACAGCGCCCGTGGGCGGCATGATCACAGAACTGAATTTCGCCGAAGGGTCCATGACCAACAACTCCCTGCCCCTGTTTAAATTGGCCGATCTCCGGCAGGGGTTCCGGCTGATAGTGCCAATTGACAATGATCTGGTTGATTATGTCAAGCCCGGAGATACGGTAAGTGTTAATATTCTCTCCCTGGGAGATAAAAAGACCGAGGGAAAAATTGACAAGATCGTGGAAAACAGCCAGCACAACGGAGAAGAAAAGGATTTGTGGATCGACGTGTCTCTGGAAGGCCTGACGGGCGGTGAAAAGGAAGAAATTTATTTAAGCAAAAAAACAAAGCCTTACGCCACCCTCGTACCCAACAGCGCGGTTTATAACGACAGCAGCGGCTCCTATATCTTGGTCCTGAAATCAAGAAAAGGACCTTTGGGCACGGAGAACTATTTACAAAAAGTTGAAGTGAACGTGGAAGACAGCGATAATGAAAAGTCCGCTCTCACAGATATGGTGATGGACGAAATGGTGACGCAAAGCAATAAACCGGTGGAGGACGGGGATAGAGTTCTGAAGGAGGCGGCAAATTGA
- a CDS encoding carbohydrate ABC transporter permease codes for MNRNHRIKNILHITVLLVLAVIFIFPLAVTVTNSFMSEQEIANNYDPVTDKNLSSYNDDTANHFARFQLIPDVVVLKQYYNVLIKKTQFLFMFWNSVLITFPIVIGQTIVATLAAYAFVKLKFRGRNFLFILYIIVMLMPFQVTLVPNYLMAGQLGLLNSHWSIIFPGIFSTFGVFLLKQYMEQIPDSYIEAARVDGANQLQIFLKIIVPMSRAGIAAMAILVFIDNWNMVEQPLIFLQDAAKQPLSLYLSRIIDGEKGLAFAASTLYMMPVLLNFLYAEKYLLEGIRLSGIKG; via the coding sequence TTGAATCGTAACCACCGAATAAAAAATATACTCCATATTACAGTTTTACTGGTACTGGCTGTCATATTCATTTTTCCCCTGGCTGTAACCGTCACCAATTCATTTATGAGTGAACAGGAAATCGCCAATAATTATGACCCGGTGACGGACAAAAACTTAAGCAGCTATAACGATGACACCGCGAATCACTTCGCCCGGTTCCAGCTTATACCCGACGTGGTGGTACTGAAGCAGTATTATAACGTACTCATTAAAAAGACTCAGTTTCTTTTCATGTTCTGGAATTCCGTGCTGATTACCTTCCCTATCGTCATTGGGCAAACGATTGTTGCAACCCTGGCTGCCTATGCCTTTGTCAAACTGAAGTTTAGGGGCAGGAATTTCTTGTTTATTTTGTATATCATTGTGATGCTGATGCCATTCCAGGTAACTCTTGTGCCCAATTATTTAATGGCCGGCCAGCTTGGCCTGCTCAATAGCCACTGGTCCATTATCTTTCCCGGCATCTTCAGCACCTTTGGCGTATTTCTTTTAAAACAGTATATGGAGCAAATACCGGACTCCTATATTGAAGCAGCCCGGGTGGACGGAGCCAACCAGCTCCAGATTTTCCTCAAAATCATCGTGCCCATGTCCAGGGCCGGCATAGCAGCCATGGCCATACTTGTTTTTATCGATAACTGGAACATGGTCGAACAGCCGTTGATTTTTTTACAGGATGCGGCCAAACAGCCTCTTTCACTCTACCTTTCCAGAATCATCGACGGTGAAAAGGGATTGGCCTTTGCCGCGTCCACTTTATATATGATGCCGGTGCTACTGAACTTCCTTTACGCCGAAAAATACTTGCTGGAAGGGATCCGGCTTTCTGGAATCAAAGGCTGA
- a CDS encoding carbohydrate ABC transporter permease: protein MRTGKLKTNNGCLAWLILGPSLLGFSLFYLLPFVTGFYYSLVDSPINGTFVGLHNYGALLKNPSFFLALANTAKFTLICVPLNMILSLGVALLLNQKLQGRNLFRTIMITPLVVPVASVVLVWQAFFDLNGVLNSLIHALGYPPVDWMKTNWSRVVILVVYLWKNIGYSVILFLAGLQNIPAEYYEAARIDGASRRQEFFRITLVYLTPTTFFVFVISIINSFKVFRETYLISGEYPHNSIYMLQHYMNNMFMALDYQKLTSAAFIMAAFIVAVVLLLFIVERKITNMIN, encoded by the coding sequence ATGAGAACTGGAAAATTAAAAACTAATAACGGCTGCCTGGCCTGGCTTATCCTCGGGCCCAGCCTGCTGGGTTTTTCTCTTTTTTATTTGCTCCCGTTTGTCACCGGCTTTTACTATTCCCTGGTGGACAGTCCCATTAACGGTACTTTTGTTGGATTACATAATTACGGCGCTTTGTTAAAAAACCCGAGCTTTTTTTTAGCTCTGGCGAATACAGCCAAGTTTACTTTAATCTGTGTACCTCTTAATATGATTCTCTCCCTGGGAGTGGCCTTGTTATTGAACCAAAAATTACAGGGCCGGAACCTGTTTCGCACCATCATGATAACTCCTTTGGTGGTACCCGTAGCTTCGGTAGTTTTGGTCTGGCAGGCTTTCTTTGATTTAAACGGCGTTTTAAATTCCCTGATCCATGCCCTGGGTTACCCGCCCGTGGATTGGATGAAAACCAACTGGTCCAGGGTGGTGATCCTGGTGGTTTATTTATGGAAAAACATTGGTTACAGCGTAATCTTGTTTCTGGCCGGATTACAAAATATACCGGCTGAATACTACGAAGCGGCCAGGATCGACGGGGCAAGCCGCCGGCAGGAGTTTTTCCGAATAACCCTGGTTTATTTGACCCCCACGACTTTTTTTGTTTTTGTTATCTCAATTATCAATTCATTTAAAGTGTTTCGGGAGACGTATCTTATCTCCGGAGAATATCCCCATAACAGCATCTATATGCTGCAGCACTACATGAACAATATGTTCATGGCTCTGGATTACCAAAAATTGACTTCTGCGGCCTTCATTATGGCTGCCTTTATCGTGGCCGTCGTTTTACTGCTTTTTATCGTGGAGAGAAAGATCACCAACATGATTAATTAG
- a CDS encoding MarR family winged helix-turn-helix transcriptional regulator: MNQSKDFDLHDLLFNFLGLFQEKFMLRLRQQDGSFLGLKKNHFKILGILSYLQSLTLTEIGRKLDLEKGSVTTLIDQLEEQGLVIRGYDPDDRRKFQILLSDAGCEAIATIRAGHTKVLESMLDKVDDRELQRFIECLQFSVEFMKKL; this comes from the coding sequence ATGAACCAGTCCAAGGATTTCGATCTACACGATCTGCTGTTCAACTTTTTAGGACTATTTCAGGAAAAATTTATGCTGCGCCTTCGCCAGCAGGATGGCTCTTTTTTAGGGCTGAAAAAGAATCATTTCAAGATATTGGGCATTTTATCCTACCTCCAATCCTTGACCTTGACTGAGATCGGCCGGAAGCTGGATCTGGAGAAAGGAAGCGTGACCACCCTGATTGACCAACTGGAAGAGCAGGGCCTGGTAATACGGGGTTATGACCCGGACGACCGGCGCAAATTTCAGATACTACTTAGTGACGCCGGCTGTGAAGCGATAGCCACGATTAGAGCAGGGCACACCAAGGTATTGGAATCTATGTTGGACAAAGTCGATGACCGGGAATTACAAAGATTTATAGAATGCCTGCAATTTTCCGTGGAATTTATGAAGAAACTATAG
- a CDS encoding type II toxin-antitoxin system HicB family antitoxin translates to MQVEEYMKLPYTRIIQEMNDESGHYFYGRIMELDGCQSTGDTLEELYKNINEALEGYIETKLENNLEIPRPASQEDYSGKFIVRVPKSLHMRLAVEAEREGVSLNQYALYKLAR, encoded by the coding sequence ATGCAAGTGGAAGAGTACATGAAACTGCCTTATACCAGAATCATTCAGGAAATGAATGATGAAAGCGGGCATTACTTTTACGGTAGAATAATGGAATTGGACGGTTGCCAGAGTACCGGGGATACCCTGGAGGAACTATATAAAAACATCAATGAAGCCCTGGAGGGCTATATCGAAACCAAGCTGGAAAACAACCTGGAAATTCCACGCCCGGCCAGCCAGGAGGATTATAGCGGCAAATTTATAGTAAGGGTTCCCAAATCCCTGCACATGAGGTTAGCGGTAGAGGCCGAAAGGGAGGGAGTTTCCCTCAACCAATACGCGCTTTACAAACTAGCCCGATAA
- a CDS encoding type II toxin-antitoxin system HicA family toxin, translating into MAGVEKIIEKMKRQPNGIRPEEAEKVLKAYGYEYKRQKGSHRHYLHQSGDLITVKIETPLKAVYVKDILNRIGE; encoded by the coding sequence ATGGCGGGAGTGGAAAAGATAATCGAAAAAATGAAACGGCAACCGAACGGGATTCGTCCCGAAGAAGCCGAAAAAGTTTTAAAAGCCTATGGATACGAATATAAAAGGCAGAAGGGTTCACACCGGCACTACTTGCACCAAAGCGGAGATTTGATAACCGTAAAGATTGAAACGCCGTTGAAAGCGGTCTATGTCAAAGACATTCTGAACCGAATAGGTGAGTAA
- a CDS encoding D-alanyl-D-alanine carboxypeptidase family protein, which translates to MVRKAKKKKSKTRILLSFLLMVVIAVFACKYIITPVAQHLFEKYVDDRTTPVPPSKIEPDPSVPISPDKLKSPNAILVRLKDHTILMQKNSEEKIYPASLTKMMTAIVAIENLSNLKGEIKLTNSTFQGLYKADASMAGFQPDEQVRAIDLLYGVMLPSGAECCIGLADQIAGSEQNFVKIMNRKAADLGMKNTHFENATGLHNENHYTTVKDLAILLSYALQNDTFREIFTSSRHSTPPTNKHPRGITFYNTMFEELNNQNITGGEILGGKTGYTDEAGLCLASLAKVGKQEYILITAGAKGNHKSEQYNVTDALAVYNSIRK; encoded by the coding sequence ATGGTACGAAAAGCAAAAAAGAAAAAGTCAAAAACGCGGATATTACTGTCATTCCTGCTGATGGTTGTCATAGCTGTCTTTGCATGTAAATACATCATTACCCCTGTCGCCCAGCATTTATTTGAGAAATACGTTGACGATAGAACAACACCGGTTCCTCCGTCAAAGATAGAACCCGATCCCTCTGTTCCTATATCTCCCGATAAGCTGAAGAGTCCTAATGCGATTCTGGTCCGGTTAAAAGATCATACCATCCTGATGCAAAAAAACAGCGAAGAAAAAATCTACCCTGCTTCTTTGACTAAAATGATGACAGCCATTGTGGCGATAGAAAATTTATCTAATCTGAAGGGAGAAATCAAACTTACCAATTCTACGTTTCAGGGGCTGTACAAAGCAGATGCATCAATGGCAGGTTTCCAACCGGATGAGCAGGTCAGGGCAATCGATCTGTTATACGGAGTAATGCTGCCGAGCGGTGCGGAGTGCTGTATTGGGCTTGCTGATCAGATTGCGGGATCAGAGCAGAATTTTGTAAAAATAATGAATCGAAAGGCGGCTGATCTTGGTATGAAAAACACTCATTTTGAAAATGCCACCGGGCTTCACAATGAAAACCACTACACAACAGTCAAAGATCTGGCTATTCTTCTAAGCTATGCTTTGCAAAATGATACTTTCCGGGAGATTTTTACTTCATCCCGTCATTCCACACCACCTACTAATAAGCACCCTCGCGGGATAACCTTTTACAATACCATGTTTGAAGAACTCAACAATCAAAACATCACTGGTGGGGAAATTTTAGGAGGGAAAACTGGGTATACCGATGAGGCCGGTCTATGTCTAGCGAGTCTCGCCAAAGTGGGTAAACAGGAATATATTCTGATTACAGCCGGTGCCAAGGGAAATCACAAATCCGAACAATACAATGTTACTGATGCATTGGCTGTATACAACAGCATAAGAAAATAA